The following coding sequences lie in one Aspergillus puulaauensis MK2 DNA, chromosome 3, nearly complete sequence genomic window:
- a CDS encoding uncharacterized protein (TransMembrane:2 (i23-44o74-94i)) translates to MNSKVGPHDDGCKPNPSQTPKSILGFSSILLSPHDFLSISWFPITLHLLNVPPLDLTVDDLHSSTRCGGGSLRWGMALTLILINSWPLTLVAAFHARSRIFSRFVD, encoded by the coding sequence ATGAACAGCAAAGTTGGGCCTCACGATGACGGTTGCAAACCCAACCCATCACAGACTCCCAAGTCAATCCTTGGATTTTCAtctattcttctttctccccaTGACTTCTTGAGCATCTCATGGTTTCCAATCACACTCCACCTTCTCAACGTCCCTCCACTTGACTTGACCGTTGACGATCTCCATTCCAGTACCCGGTGCGGCGGTGGGTCATTACGGTGGGGGATGGCGCTTACCTTAATTCTCATTAACTCATGGCCTCTCACGCTCGTCGCGGCGTTCCATGCAAGGAGTCGAATCTTCTCCAGATTTGTGGATTGA
- a CDS encoding putative mitochondrial phosphate carrier protein (COG:C;~EggNog:ENOG410PFFI;~InterPro:IPR018108,IPR023395;~PFAM:PF00153), whose protein sequence is MMFPSENVMSNAFPSQHPLKRHPQTSGTAEWKREPFPAWSVVEDTKKKADALGKEAAREYNIVSQKAQSKTGKIEPWTAKYYAACTVGGLMACGFTHTAVTPLDLIKCRRQVDSSMYKSNLDAFRKIRAAEGFRGVFTGWSPTFFGYSAQGAFKYGGYEFFKKFYSDLVGVENANHYKTALYLTASASAELIADIALCPFEAVKVRTQTSIPPEFRSTFGGISAVVAKEGTSGLYKGLYPLWGRQIPYTMMKFASFENIVAAIYNYLPGKKSDYGKGAQTAVAFSGGYLAGILCAIVSHPADVLVSKLNANRLPGEAFGAATGRIYKEIGFAGLWNGLPVRIVMIGTLTGLQWMIYDSFKIFMGLPTTGGGPAQKEQK, encoded by the exons ATGATGTTTCCTTCGGAGAACGTTATGTCCAATGCCTTTCCCTCCCAGCACCCGTTGAAACGGCACCCGCAGACGTCCGGTACTGCGGAGTGGAAGCGAGAACCATTTCCCGCTTGGAGTGTTGTCGAGGAtaccaagaagaaggcagatGCTCTCGGCAAAGAAGCTGCGCGCGAATACAACATCGTGAGCCAGAAGGCCCAATCTAAGACCGGCAAGATCGAGCCATGGACGGCCAAATATTATGCGGCCTGTACCGTTGGTGGGTTGATGGCTTGC GGCTTTACTCACACAGCTGTTACTCCATTGGATCTCATCAAATGCCGACGCCAGGTCGACTCATCGATGTACAAGAGCAACTTGGATGCATTCCGTAAGATCCGCGCCGCTGAGGGCTTTAGGGGTGTGTTTACCGGCTGGAGTCCCACTTTCTTTGGCTACAGC GCCCAAGGAGCCTTCAAATATGGAGGATACGAATTCTTCAAGAAGTTCTACAGTGACCTTGTTGGAGTTGAAAATGCGAACCATTACAAAACAGCTTTGTACTTGACTGCCAGTGCTTCGGCTGAGTTGATCGCCGACATTGCGCTCTGCCCGTTCGAGGCAGTGAAAGTCAGAACGCAGACGTCTATCCCACCCGAGTTCCGCTCTACGTTTGGCGGAATATCTGCCGTCGTTGCGAAGGAGGGAACATCTGG GTTGTACAAAGGCTTGTATCCTCTCTGGGGCCGACAGATTCCCTACACCATGATGAAGTTTGCGTCTTTCGAGAACATCGTCGCGGCCATCTATAACTACCTCCCAGGAAAGAAATCCGACTATGGCAAGGGCGCGCAGACTGCTGTTGCATTTTCCGGAGGTTATCTCGCCGGTATTCTGTGCGCAATAGTTTCACACCCCGCCGACGTTCTCGTTTCCAAGTTGAATGCCAATCGACTACCCGGCGAAGCATTCGGTGCCGCCACTGGTCGAATCTACAAGGAGATAGGCTTTGCAGGTCTATGGAACGGTCTTCCTGTCAGGATTGTCATGATCGGAACCTTG ACCGGTCTCCAATGGATGAT CTACGATTCGTTCAAGATCTTCATGGGTCTTCCAACCACAGGAGGAGGCCCAGCGCAGAAGGAGCAGAAGTAG
- a CDS encoding DUF3602 domain-containing protein (COG:S;~EggNog:ENOG410PS0S;~InterPro:IPR022024;~PFAM:PF12223) produces the protein MVEHSAPIVSHGRGGQGNIGPDSNEYIDGGIVREGPIGDQGDGAYSAGRGGAGNIGSPHVKPTAKIPHDAEFIPEISVRQSMEGDYHTGRGGQGNVHLDPEQQRAKDEKKEEKAKAKEDKKAEKAAGATPEGLADKLKYKIFGKK, from the exons ATGGTCGAACACAGCGCGCCCATCGTCTCTCACGGCCGAGGag GCCAGGGAAACATCGGCCCAGATAGTAACGA GTACATCGACGGTGGCATCGTCCGCGAAGGACCCATCGGTGACCAAGGCGACGGCGCTTATTCCGCGGGT CGCGGCGGCGCAGGCAACATCGGCTCCCCACATGTAAAGCCAACAGCCAAGATCCCACACGATGCGGAATTCATCCCCGAGATATCGGTGCGCCAGTCCATGGAAGGGGATTATCATACCGGT CGCGGCGGCCAGGGTAACGTCCACCTAGACCCCGAGCAACAGAGAGCCAAagacgagaagaaggaagagaaggccaaggcgaaggaggataagaaggctgagaaggcggCTGGTGCTACCCCTGAGGGGCTGGCGGATAAGTTGAAGTATAAGATTTTCGGCAAGAAGTGA
- a CDS encoding uncharacterized protein (COG:S;~EggNog:ENOG410PQFF;~InterPro:IPR018809;~PFAM:PF10295), with protein MASPQPASPRRSRGFSSSGRSERSEKTHRSSGSGNKVHLTESAEEKHRRSLQTKADPMLAMNEAQPNLVALEKSNIGSLRELQHKDQYGNVIVDPDFSNPTRPRFERPLDTIRSFEAAIYGQYSGRPGSYAQTAEDSTPGDYSRRSSYYNQYSNGQHRQYTDRGYPGRSNYSRPNSYIDNGNGYYNGGGPSESYYPYNQNGPRRPRPHARGYSEQPPYSSQQNGYAQNGYAQNGYHKSSDNITVASPSGSGSTPDQWANSTDPSSINSSLDQFQQQQQLQQQQEHATTESYGFQGFDAGPNINDQAFMSSAAGKARYDQAPAPPPPAHDPNAGGPVGGAPLAAGRRHLQRKAVQQQSISSDAGDNSTKRKSWFKRRFSKN; from the exons ATGGCCTCCCCCCAGCCCGCGTCTCCGAGACGCAGTCGTGGTTTCAGCTCTAGCGGCAGGTCCGAAAGATCAGAAAAAACCCATCGCTCCAGCGGTTCTGGCAATAAAGTACACCTCACCGAATCTGCTGAAGAAAAACATAGACGCAGTCTACAAACAAAGGCCGACCCAATGCTTGCCATGAACGAGGCGCAACCAA ACTTGGTTGCTCTGGAGAAGTCGAATATAGGTAGCCTTAGGGAACTTCAACACAAAGACCAATATGGAAATGTGATAG TTGACCCTGACTTTTCAAACCCTACTCGCCCCCGATTCGAACGTCCTCTAGACACAATTCGCTCATTCGAGGCTGCTATTTATGGGCAATATTCTGGTCGCCCCGGGTCCTACGCACAAACGG CTGAGGATTCTACTCCTGGTGATTACAGCAGACGGAGCAGCTACTATAACCAGTACTCAAACGGACAGCATAGGCAATATACTGATCGCGGATATCCCGGACGTTCGAACTACTCGCGACCGAACAGTTACATTGACAACGGCAACGGCTACTATAACGGCGGAGGACCCTCGGAGAGCTATTATCCATATAACCAAAACGGGCCGCGGCGACCGCGTCCACATGCCAGGGGATATTCTGAGCAACCACCGTACTCAAGCCAGCAAAACGGGTATGCCCAGAATGGGTACGCGCAAAACGGCTACCACAAATCATCGGACAATATCACTGTGGCATCGCCCTCCGGTTCCGGCAGCACTCCCGATCAATGGGCCAATTCAACCGACCCGAGTTCAATAAACAGCTCGCTTGACCaattccagcaacagcagcaactacagcaacagcaggagCACGCTACTACTGAGAGCTACGGCTTCCAAGGCTTTGACGCCGGGCCAAATATCAACGATCAAGCATTTATGTCCAGTGCGGCCGGAAAGGCCCGGTACGATCAAGCCCCagcgccgccaccaccagcgcaTGATCCGAATGCCGGCGGTCCAGTTGGTGGTGCACCACTTGCAGCCGGTCGGCGCCATCTACAGCGCAAAGCGGTACAGCAACAAAGCATCTCTTCCGACGCGGGCGACAATAGCACGAAGCGAAAAAGCTGGTTCAAGCGAAGATTCAGCAAAAATTAG